From the genome of Salvia splendens isolate huo1 chromosome 7, SspV2, whole genome shotgun sequence:
ACACACCTTATGGTTAGATTAACACtgacctttaaatttatattcatttattaataaaaaaacttaTACCTATTCCTTCGCTTAATCATTTCAACTTACCGTACAAACCattctttaaatttatgttcatttatcaattaaaaaaacttgCACTTTTCCATAGCTTAATCATTCATTTGTCACCATTTCAACTCGTTATGTAGGAACTGGCGGCGGCATGGACTTGAGAAATGGAGTCGACGCCTCCGGCAGGAAAGGTACGGGAAAGGGCGTGTACCAATTCGTGGACAAATACGGTGCTAACGTGGATGGATACAGGTGAGTTGCCATCGTAATAGCACAGCATAGTTTACCAATTGTGGAATGCTTTTCGACTAACGGTGACTGGAAATATGGCATGTGCAGCCCTATCTATGACAGGAATGATTGGTCTCCGAGTGGCGATGTGTATGTCGGAGGCACTACTGGCTTGGCCATATGGGCCGTCACTCTCCTTGGCATCCTTGCTGGCGGTGCGCTTCTTGTCTACAACACCAGTGCTTTGGTGCAGTAAACTAGAACTATTATTATGTTTCTTTCTCCCAATGTATGCCACTACCATCTGTAATCTATAGATATGATTCTGTTCCGACGTCTTGTAAAATTTGCCTTGTCATATACATATCTCAATTGTTTACCAGCAACTCCACTATCCATCCTCCGCAATCAACAAATGCACTATTTTATATATGACGACGATTCTTTGATTTAAGCCAAAATTTCCCACAAAGGGGAAGGAGCAATCTTGATTCATTCATAATCATGTCTGCTCCAACTGAATATAGAAGCAATTGCACCGAGTTGCAACCAATATTCATGttctataaaattaaaattaaaattaaaattaaaattaaaatgaacacACAACAAGTCTGATGAATAATACAAGGTGTATGCAGCCATTCCTCTCATTGCATTTCTTGGAATGCATCTTCCTCGTCGGACTGTGGAATCGATGACTTTACAAACGAACCTATTTGGCCGCTGCCTTCTGTCAACTCACCTCGGACTTTCTGCAAGAGGCAACATAATCCCTTAAGCACAACATGTCTTGTACTCTACTACCAAACCAACTTGTAGCTGGCATGGCATTATAATAATGCACTCTTTTATGCAGATACCATTTCTATAACTGGGGCTGTGTTTTGTTCAATCTTCTGAACACGCTTGTGTCTAATGAATAATGATACAATGGGATTCAGGATAGGGGTGCAGTACCTTCTCTATCTCTTCAGACAAGAGAGGGTTTTCCTTTAAGAACTGTAATGCTCGATCTCTTCCTTGTCCCAACCTACATTTCAAAGTCAACAGAATAATGGGATTGACGATGCATTACTTGAGGGCAGGTATACATGAAGGCAAACAAGGTTTCCACATAGGAAAAACTGGGTTAGCAACACATTCCTCATACTTTTAAGTACCTCTAACAAAACAATGAGTAGCTCATGTGTAtgcatttcaaaataaaaaattaaaagtaatgTTAAAAATGTTGTAATTTGATACGGGTGGCGGTTGGAAAGGATACATGCGCAGGAATAGGGAAGTCGTTTGGCCAAGTGAGTGCCAGCAGAACAACCCCACAAATCTCGACTGACTTGGTTAGTTGTTCATGCTAGTCGATATAGAAGATTGAGAGAAAATGGGCAGTCTTGTTAGGTTGTTATTTCAGTTGCATTGCTTCTATTTTTCTTCATTAGTCGCCTATATGTAGTGAGGACCCTCAGCGATAGAAAGCATCTTGGGAAATCAGTAATATGACGATTTAGTCATTGGCCACCTGCATGGGGATTACTCTTTTGTTGTTTATCTTCTATTCGTTTACTTCGAGCAATAAAGTCATATCTTTTCTCATAAATCCCCTGTTATTTCTTTGTGGTATCTGGTTGAGCACAACTCGTGCTTGTTATAGTTCGTCGACCTTTACTCCTAAcaatttggtgcggtgaactATGGTTGTTACGCGCAACACGGACACCTGTCTGGATGATTTGGAGAAGGTTGCCGGAAATCTAGAAAAGCAATCAGAAACATTAACCGCAATGGTTGATGAATTGAATGTTCAATGCGCGTCAACAAACGAGCGAGTCTCAATTTGGTGCGGTTAATGTCTCCGATTGCTTTTCTAGATTTCCGGCAACCTTCTCCAAATTGTCCAAACGACTGTTCATGTTGCGCGTAACAACtatcgttcaccgcaccaaattgTGGGAGTAAAGGTCGACAAACTATAACAAGCACGAGTTGTGCTCAACCAAATACCACAAAGAACTACCAGGGGATTTATGAGAAGAGAGATGGCTTTATTGCTCGAAATAAACGACCAGAAGATAAACAACGAAAGAGGAATCCTCACGCAGGAGGCCAACGACTAAATCGTCCTATTACTGATTTCCAAGATGCTTTCTATCGCCTAGGGTCCTTACTACATATGGACGACTAATGCAGAAAAATTAACAACCTAACAAGATTGTCGATTTTCCATAGAAGCAATGAAACTGATATAACAACCTAACAAGATTGTCGATTTTCTCTCCCAAATCTTCTCCATCGGTTAGCATGAACAACTAACCAAGTCAGCCGAGATTTGTGGGGTTGTTCTGCTGGCGCTCACTTGGCCAAACGACTTCCCTATTCCCGAGCCTGTATACTTTCCAACCGCCACCCGTATCATAATTACTGCGAGGTCCATAAGGAGCTTTAGAAGTCTAGGTATATAGCCTCAGCAGCCAGCGCCCTTAATAGCAAAGTTATTATACACAACTATATACTAGTTTTTAACTTAATAGACATCCAAATaggaatgtgatcaaatgcaaactctaaatattgtacaaactccaaactatgatctggaccgttaaaaaatgtcaacagattaTAAAATAACagcaataaaaaatatcaacacagtgtcaacgattgacaccgtgttgacattgtgttgacatcaaaatcttgaaattttacactctATTGaagttgtgttgacattgtgttgaaaagtttggagtttatacaatatatgagtttgcattttatcactaccccaTCCAAATAATATAATTAGAGACCCGACTAACCAATCACACAACTTGTGTTATATCATCCATTCATTTCAACcaaaaaaatgacaaatcaaACCTGTGATCTCCATAGCTGTACCACGACCCCTTCTTTAAAACAACATCAAATATTTCAGCACAATCCAGAACACAGCCCTAAAATGAAAGTGAAATCAACATAAGAGTacgaaaataataataagatagAAAGAAACAATATGCACATCTGCACAAACCAGTTTGCTGACTCCTTCCCCAAATATAATTTCAAACTCAGCTTGTTTGTACGGCCTTGACACCTACCAAAAAGTATATTAGCTTAAAAGTCAAAACTAATGTCCACTAgagtgaagaaaataaaattacatcGAGGTCAAGATGTCTACTTTTTTGTTTCGATGACATGCAATGTGCACAATTGAGACAAAACACAAGGAAATATAGAACAGATATGGATGCATTCTCAACTCCAATAGTCCAATTTCCAATCACGGAGGGGTTGCACAAAAGTATCAGAAATTATGGATGTGTAGGCTTAAAAAAGAGTGGTGGTTAGAAATAAAGAAGAATGGGCATGGTGGTTAAAATAGAAAGTAAAATTTCCTACATAAAACAAGATCAGACATATATGACCTAGGTATTTTGCATagtaaaaaatctaaaaatgttgAGAAATGTTATAGAAACACAGCAGAACCACCATTTTCATGATAGAACATTAGGATGGGGTCGCAATTTTTTTGA
Proteins encoded in this window:
- the LOC121741996 gene encoding photosystem II 10 kDa polypeptide, chloroplastic-like, with translation MASTIMSSVALKPASFTADKFAVRGLPSLARTTSLTVRASGGKKIKTDTPYGTGGGMDLRNGVDASGRKGTGKGVYQFVDKYGANVDGYSPIYDRNDWSPSGDVYVGGTTGLAIWAVTLLGILAGGALLVYNTSALVQ